A single window of Oncorhynchus keta strain PuntledgeMale-10-30-2019 chromosome 34, Oket_V2, whole genome shotgun sequence DNA harbors:
- the ranbp2 gene encoding E3 SUMO-protein ligase RanBP2 isoform X2, translating into MRRSKAEVERYIYSVQSSSPSLKEKPIKGFLFAKLYFEAKEYELAKRHVSEYLTVAERDPKAHKFLGQLYEREGDINKAVGCYKRSVDLNPAQRDLVLKVAELLVSKTERDSRAEFWVEKAAKLLPANPAVFNLKERLLNRQGQQGRNQLFDLLQAELAMRPGDAHINIKLVQLFSSDGRLEEAVKHCLATEKRGLLRSSLDWYSTVVHTLQDFLAQPSVSSNEKMSRHLQRELLLAHCSLLRLTLSGKGLQPSIKALGSFDCAMQGLKKTAGSVTDDLSEVYVEMRGHLYLHAGTLLLKMAQEREQQWRAVIDLAALCYLLAYQVPGPKSKVTKGDQSSLQHLELLASDRQSQAGHMLLNLNPDTHTFVREVVEAFGNRSGQGSLFELLFGLQAPAGTSFIGNDDIRSINTQAPAISDLIKRDNGSIQLKGGDLQQLCWLGLQWSLMARRPALRDWLKQLFPRLILETSKLDTNTPESICLLDLEVFLCGVVWCSHTQLQERARITSTGQQQLHEPRCLPLPLLRLLSTDRQREWWDAVYSLIHKQAAPGMSAKLRMTVQHGLSTLRAGEKHGLQPALPIHWAQHLSSTGVGVNSYYDQKEYIGRSVHYWKVVLPLLEKIKQRHSIPEPLDPLFIHFPSRDIQIPSVKGFEEEAMIAFATLLDVEGRTEEAITTLETINNISSNWHLARIFQRLSEEAGSGVEETRDRCVMFLRKFRTYLSKIYNANADDMDKLPVSMEEVMDLLNDVNQQLGEIGEAMDEEGRPVHFSPQFTEPAASVAHIKFSPLTPSPSKSFVPSSKIHMTPPHWAEHQKSLLQMLCQQVEALKNEVHDLRHNSSDSMASPHQRMYGDGYGAESMQEGYPPTQTFHVAPLTVATTQAPSMYFNQSPAYNSGQYLLRPAANVTPTKAPVYGVNRLPPQQHMYTYQQPTNTPPLQSTPACIYPPQDQVFGTPLHFESPATSLLSPYSEEYYGHSQPTTNPPLPEPGYFTKPSVVPVQPPKTIEGKPVDFGKIAFGQQVPAEPLKVPGFGAGVVAQSTPSSAAFKFNSNFKSNDGDFTFKAKNSENLLGLLTSDIPTKSEGPSEVEPPSQGGIFSFGTKSVAGFSFSDAAQSRDKPNLFEKIEQPFSFTDQTKPVFGLENTAVEKGPESDNDSTHVEEDEDGPHFEPIVPLPDKVDVKTGEEEEEEMFCNRSKLFRFDAETKEWKERGIGIVKILKHNTSGKVRLLMRREQVLKICANHYITPDMLLKPIAGSDKSWVWNAIDYADEEPRPEQLAIRYKTADEALLFKTKFEEAQKIVPKSPEKQQDQPDRKATSPNSSAPQVTNFAAQFAKKDGEWHCNVCYVRNAATIMQCVACQTANPNSLSETDSKLATETKGFTSGAASVRGFTFGFGADLSKDTSSAGSIGKGFGAFGAQIPSSFTFGTSGTTSIPVAGFGAQFGKNKETTAEVAESKPSTMPFGSGFGAQFGKKPGQWDCDVCAVRNQASSNSCVSCQTPNHAAKTVVDRAAASKPLTNPLGSGFGAQFGKKPGQWDCDVCAVRNQASSNSCVSCQTLNHAAKTVVDRAAASKPLTNPLGSGFGAQFSKKPGQWDCDVCAVRNQASSNSCVSCQTPNPSAKSTVAVAPPPKPTVSGFGDLFAKRDRQWDCDTCLVRNDASVSKCVSCQTPNASSTSSLGAMFAKQGGQWDCDTCLVRNDSSASQCVSCQTPNTKSTATPSSSSFSFSFGSQSTSTQPVGNVFKANFNSDSSFQFGTSKVDTGAPASFKFETPQAESSGSSAAGFSFNMPVPAGGFKFGTQETAKETPPDETQTPASGSASMFLKNIAEQHREKEKESGVGIPASVPSVDNTDENGKPNDFSFADLAKNSQGDFKFGQTDSNCKEFSHGGEQLFTSLQSNQWADTSADQDEEDVYKTEENDDIQFEPVVQMPDKVDLVTGEEDEQALYSQRVKLFRFDGDISQWKERGVGVLKFLKNATNGRLRVLMRREQVLKVCANHWITTTMNLKPLAGSDKAWMWLANDFSEGDAKLEQLAAKFKTPELAEEFKLKFEECQRLLLDIPLQTPHKLVDTGRTAHLIQKAEEMKSGLKDLKSFLTDDKTKIKENDSQANITTASNTSGLIIKPHVESTGPTLEWDNYDLREEALDDSADTSVYTSPLASSPIRKNLFCFGESTEGFNFSFQPVISPTKSPAKLNQSGVSVDEEQDVTQEEERDGLYFEPVVPLPDLVEISTGEENENVCFSHRAKLYRYDKDLNQWKERGIGDLKILQNYDTKRVRLLMRRDQVLKICANHWVTSSMKLEPMKGAEKAWVWSAIDFAEVAEGNVEQLAVRFKLQDVANSFRDIFDRAKTAQENEILVTPIASCETLPQEVATAPGMTVCGQAAVAILEETTRERTELTSETFHTHDSTSTPHSPLNPSKMVMSPPKFLFGTDSLQKIFGSSLLLSKEDGSSESTKAKDSGWTSQPSPAFKIPEKGLDFRLFKDNPMAFWTSTSSTQFEPPAPPQARADDDSEVEVVYERQPTAEQAALARELLLPLTFFCYQNEPGNTSDDQTDDEDFETAVKALNGKLYPDPPERKAANSAQAEIGAEGLYPEVEVVLEKKSTPDEEQKAKPLQLPPTFSDVVGKAEKDQPEDFKAEKDQPEDFKAEKDQPEDFKAEKDQPEDFKAEKDQPEDFKAEKDQPEDFKAEDAERSAYPVSSEAVSSSTGDTVPEQQFPDQSPSSQVQVPDLSEAEVQSSAAEAEFPAQSVTIQEAEVQQTPDQSDSTPTLSQTAVSSSGEQAQTSNPSAKPVACAPALVTASFGFGAQFVKKPGQWECDACLVRNEESASSCVSCQTPNPAASSGKQAPDQSDSTPAATSSSPIDLSTKKTSEPDSTSTFTTTITQDAPNSFGSLGFSDLRGEGISFADLAQNTGGEFAFGKQDSNFSWANAGATLFGAAASPNAEGGEERSHEEDANNVEIHFDPIVTLPEVETKSGEEDEEILFKERTKLYRWERDLGQWKERGVGDIKILFHPDKRFYRVLMRREQVLKVCANHTICQSMELKPMNTSNQALVWTATDFAEGEGKVEQLAAKFKTAELAECFRKTFCECQSRMSPSEASALSPQMSRVQEHSRDANPQVYLSISADDELLGMVTIELFSHIVPKTAENFRALCTGQKGFGLRNSVFHRIVPGFMCQGGDLTNQDGTGGKSIYGNKFEDENFDVRHTGPGLLSMANHGRDTNNSQFFITLKKAEHLDFKHVAFGFVREGMDVVRRMGELGTKTGKPSKKIVITECGQL; encoded by the exons ATGCGGCGAAGTAAGGCCGAAGTGGAACGCTATATTTATTCAGTACAGAGTTCCTCTCCTTCACTCAAAGAG AAACCAATTAAAGGATTTTTATTTGCTAAATTATACTTCGAGGCTAAGGAGTATGAACTTGCTAAAAG ACATGTTTCGGAATATCTGACAGTGGCTGAGAGAGATCCCAAAGCACACAAGTTCCTGGGCCAGCTTtatgagagggaaggagatatCAACAAGGCCGTAGGATGTTACAAG CGGTCTGTGGACCTGAACCCAGCCCAGAGGGACCTGGTTTTGAAGGTGGCTGAGCTGCTGGTCAGTAAGACAGAGCGAGATAGCAGAGCAGAGTTCTGGGTGGAGAAAGCTGCCAAGTTGCTGCCTGCAAATCCTGCTGTCTTCAACCTCAAG GAGCGGCTACTGAATCGACAGGGCCAGCAGGGACGGAACCAGTTGTTCGACCTGCTGCAGGCAGAGCTGGCTATGAGACCTGGCGATGCCCATATCAACATAAAGCTGGTTCAGCTGTTCTCCTCTGATGGCAGGCTGGAGGAGGCTGTCAAACACTGTCTGGCAACAGAGAAGAGAGGCCTGCTTAGATCCAGCTTGGACTGgtactctactgtagtacacaCTCTACAG GATTTCCTAGCCCAGCCCAGTGTTTCATCCAATGAGAAGATGAGTAGACATCTGCAGAGAGAGCTACTTTTGGCCCACTGCAgcctgctgagactgaccctgtcGGGAAAAGGACTGCAGCCTAGCATCAAGGCCCTTGGGAG TTTTGACTGTGCGATGCAGGGCCTGAAGAAGACAGCGGGCAGTGTAACAGATGATCTGTCTGAGGTCTATGTGGAGATGAGGGGACATCTGTACCTGCATGCTGGCACTCTGCTGCTGAAAATGGCTCAGGAAAGAGAACAGCAGTGGAGGGCTGTCATTGACCTGGCTGCTCTCTGCTATCTATTGGCTTACCAG GTCCCAGGGCCGAAGAGCAAGGTGACTAAAGGGGACCAGTCTTCTCTTCAGCATCTGGAGCTGCTGGCCAGTGACAGACAGAGCCAGGCTGGACACATGCTGCTTAACCTCAATCCTGACACTCATACCTTTGTCAGAGAGGTGGTGGAGGCGTTTGGTAACCGTAGTGGTCAGGGCTCTCTGTTTGAGCTTTTGTTTGGGCTTCAGGCTCCAGCCGGTACTTCCTTCATCGGCAACGACGACATCCGCTCCATCAACACACAGGCTCCAGCGATATCTGACCTCATCAAACGGGACAACG gCTCCATCCAGCTCAAAGGAGGTGACCTCCAGCAGCTGTGTTGGCTGGGTCTCCAGTGGTCTCTCATGGCCCGGAGGCCTGCTCTGAGGGACTGGCTCAAACAGCTGTTCCCCAGGCTCATCCTGGAGACCTCCAAACTGGACACCAACACACCTGAGTCCATCTGCCTGCTAGACCTGGAG GTGTTcctgtgtggggtggtgtggtgcaGTCACACCCAGCTCCAGGAGAGGGCCAGGATCACTTCTACTGGTCAACAGCAACTCCATGAGCCCCGctgcctgcccctgcccctcctccgcctcctctccacagacagacagagggaatggTGGGACGCCGTCTACAGCCTCATACACAAACAAGCTGC GCCTGGCATGTCAGCCAAACTGAGGATGACCGTTCAACATGGACTAAGCACCCTTCGAGCTGGAGAGAAACATGGGCTTCAACCAGCCCTGCCCATACACTGGGCCCAGCACCTCAGCTCAACG GGGGTTGGTGTGAACTCCTACTATGACCAGAAGGAGTATATAGGGCGTAGTGTCCACTACTGGAAGGTGGTGCTCCCCCTGCTGGAAAAGATCAAGCAAAGACACAGCATCCCTGAACCCCTGGACCCCCTCTTCATACACTTTCCCtctagagacatacag ATCCCATCAGTGAAGGGCTTTGAGGAGGAGGCCATGATAGCATTTGCAACCCTCTTGGATGtcgaggggaggacagaggaggctaTTACTACTCTGGAGACCATCAACAACATCTCATCTAACTGGCACCTAGCTAGG ATCTTCCAGCGTCTGTCTGAGGAGGCTGGTAGTGGGGTGGAGGAGACTCGGGACAGGTGTGTCATGTTCCTCAGGAAGTTCAGAACTTACCTGTCCAAGATCTACAATGCCAATGCTGACGACATGGACAAG CTGCCTGTCTCAATGGAAGAGGTGATGGATCTCCTGAACGATGTGAACCAGCAGCTAGGGGAGATTGGAGAAGCGATGGATGAAGAGGGCAGACCGGTCCACTTCAGCCCTCAGTTTACTGAGCCTGCTGCCTCAGTCGCTCACATCAAATTCTCCCCTTTAACCCCTTCCCCCAGCAAGAGCTTTGTCCCTTCCTCCAAAATACACATG ACACCACCTCATTGGGCGGAGCACCAGAAGTCCCTCCTGCAGATGCTCTGCCAGCAGGTGGAGGCCCTTAAG AATGAGGTCCATGACCTGAGACATAACTCGTCAGACAGCATGGCGTCACCCCACCAAAGGATGTATGGAGATGGGTATGGGGCTGAGAGCATGCAGGAGGGCTACCCCCCAACACAGACCTTCCATGTCGCACCCCTCACCG TTGCCACCACACAGGCCCCATCTATGTATTTCAATCAATCCCCCGCTTATAACTCCGGACAGTATCTCCTTCGTCCTGCAGCCAATGTTACCCCAACAAAG GCTCCTGTATATGGAGTCAACCGTCTGCCACCCCAGCAGCACATGTATACCTACCAGCAGCCCACTAACACTCCTCCCCTGCAGTCAACACCAGCCTGCATCTACCCTCCTCAAGACCAGGTCTTCGGCACCCCCCTCCACTTCGAGTCACCAGCAACCAGTCTACTCTCCCCATACAGCGAGGAATACTACGGCCACTCTCAGCCCACCACCAACCCTCCCCTCCCTGAGCCTGGCTACTTCACCAAGCCCTCAGTCGTACCTGTCCAACCACCAAAGACCATTGAGGGGAAGCCTGTGGACTTTGGGAAGATCGCCTTTGGCCAGCAGGTCCCTGCTGAGCCTCTTAAGGTGCCTGGCTTTGGTGCTGGAGTAGTAGCCCAGTCCACTCCATCATCTGCTGCCTTTAAATTCAACTCCAACTTCAAATCCAACGATGGGGACTTTACCTTCAAAGCCAAAAACAGTGAGAACCTGTTGGGGCTTCTGACATCAGACATTCCCACCAAATCGGAGGGCCCCTCAGAGGTTGAGCCTCCTAGCCAGGGAGGGATATTTAGCTTTGGCACTAAAAGCGTGGCAGGCTTCTCCTTCAGTGATGCAGCCCAGAGTCGGGACAAACCAAACCTGTTTGAAAAAATTGAACAGCCATTTAGTTTCACTGATCAGACCAAGCCTGTATTTGGGCTGGAAAACACAGCGGTGGAGAAAGGACCGGAGAGCGATAACGACAGCACACATGTGGAGGAAGATGAGGATGGGCCTCACTTTGAGCCCATTGTGCCCCTCCCTGACAAAGTAGATGTGaagactggagaggaggaagaagaggagatgTTCTGTAACAGGTCCAAGCTATTCAGATTTGATGCAGAGACAAAGgagtggaaagagagggggatcgGCATAGTCAAAATCCTAAAGCACAATACATCAGGGAAAGTGCGTCTGCTGATGAGGAGGGAGCAGGTTCTGAAGATCTGTGCTAACCACTACATCACGCCAGATATGCTCCTGAAACCAATTGCTGGCTCTGACAAGTCCTGGGTTTGGAATGCCATTGATTATGCAGATGAGGAACCAAGGCCTGAGCAACTGGCCATCCGGTATAAAACGGCAGACGAGGCATTGCTCTTCAAAACAAAGTTTGAAGAGGCTCAGAAGATAGTTCCCAAATCTCCAGAAAAGCAGCAAGATCAGCCAGATAGGAAAGCAACTTCTCCTAATTCATCTGCTCCTCAGGTGACAAACTTCGCTGCCCAGTTTGCAAAGAAGGACGGGGAGTGGCACTGCAATGTGTGTTATGTAAGAAATGCTGCTACAATTATGCAGTGTGTTGCCTGTCAGACTGCCAACCCTAATtctctgtcagagacagacagcaaacTGGCTACTGAAACCAAAGGCTTTACTAGTGGGGCAGCTTCAGTGAGAGGATTTACTTTTGGATTTGGAGCTGACTTGTCAAAAGACACCAGCAGCGCAGGATCTATTGGAAAGGGATTTGGGGCTTTTGGAGCTCAGATACCCTCCTCCTTTACGTTTGGAACCAGTGGCACCACTTCTATACCTGTTGCTGGTTTTGGGGCCCAGTTTGGTAAGAATAAAGAAACCACAGCAGAAGTAGCAGAATCAAAGCCCTCAACCATGCCATTTGGCTCTGGATTTGGTGCCCAGTTTGGCAAAAAGCCAGGGCAGTGGGACTGTGACGTGTGTGCTGTAAGAAACCAGGCCTCCTCAAACAGTTGTGTTTCTTGTCAAACTCCAAACCATGCAGCCAAAACTGTTGTAGATAGAGCAGCAGCATCAAAGCCCTTAACCAATCCATTAGGTTCTGGATTTGGTGCCCAGTTTGGCAAAAAGCCAGGGCAGTGGGACTGTGACGTGTGTGCTGTAAGAAACCAGGCCTCCTCAAACAGTTGTGTTTCTTGTCAAACTCTAAACCATGCAGCCAAAACTGTTGTAGATAGAGCAGCAGCATCAAAGCCCTTAACCAATCCATTAGGTTCTGGATTTGGTGCCCAGTTTAGCAAAAAGCCAGGGCAGTGGGACTGTGACGTGTGTGCTGTAAGAAACCAGGCCTCCTCAAACAGTTGTGTTTCTTGTCAAACTCCAAATCCCTCAGCAAAATCAACAGTTGCGGTAGCACCACCACCAAAGCCAACAGTGTCGGGATTTGGTGATCTTTTTGCTAAGAGGGACAGACAATGGGACTGTGACACCTGTCTAGTGAGGAATGATGCATCAGTTTCTAAGTGTGTTTCCTGCCAGACACCCAATGCTAGCAGCACCTCCTCTCTTGGGGCCATGTTTGCCAAACAGGGGGGACAGTGGGACTGTGACACATGTCTAGTCAGAAACGACAGCTCTGCTAGTCAATGTGTCTCCTGTCAGACACCCAACACTAAGAGCACAGCCACCCCATCCAGCTCATCCTTCAGCTTTAGCTTTGGGAGTCAAAGTACATCTACTCAGCCTGTAGGCAATGTGTTTAAAGCAAACTTCAACAGTGACAGCTCTTTTCAGTTTGGCACAAGCAAAGTTGATACAGGTGCCCCTGCATCCTTCAAGTTTGAGACCCCTCAGGCTGAAAGCAGTGGCTCCAGTGCTGCAGGCTTCTCTTTCAATATGCCCGTACCAGCAGGTGGCTTTAAGTTTGGCACTCAAGAAACGGCAAAGGAAACCCCACCAGATGAAACTCAGACTCCTGCTTCAGGGTCTGCGTCCATGTTCCTGAAGAATATCGCAGAGCAgcacagagaaaaagagaaggaatCTGGCGTTGGTATACCTGCATCAGTGCCTTCAGTGGACAACACCGATGAGAATGGCAAACCTAATGACTTCAGTTTTGCAGATTTGGCTAAGAACTCACAAGGAGACTTCAAGTTTGGACAGACCGATTCCAATTGCAAAGAGTTCAGCCACGGTGGCGAGCAGCTGTTCACTTCCCTTCAGTCAAACCAGTGGGCAGACACTTCCGCTGACCAGGATGAAGAGGATGTATACAAAACAGAAGAGAATGACGATATCCAGTTTGAACCTGTGGTCCAGATGCCTGATAAAGTGGACCTGGtcacaggagaggaggatgaacagGCCCTTTACTCACAGAGAGTAAAGCTCTTCAGGTTTGACGGAGACATCAGCCAGTGGAAGGAGAGGGGTGTTGGAGTCCTAAAGTTCCTGAAGAATGCCACCAACGGCAGGCTGAGGGTGCTGATGAGGAGAGAGCAGGTCCTGAAGGTGTGTGCCAACCACTGGATCACCACCACCATGAACTTGAAGCCCTTGGCTGGTTCCGACAAAGCTTGGATGTGGCTTGCTAATGACTTCTCAGAAGGAGATGCCAAACTGGAGCAACTCGCTGCCAAGTTTAAAACCCCTGAGCTGGCTGAGGAGTTCAAGCTTAAGTTTGAGGAGTGTCAGAGGCTCCTGTTAGACATCCCACTGCAGACTCCTCACAAGCTTGTTGACACCGGCAGAACTGCACATCTCATCCAGAAGGCAGAGGAGATGAAGTCCGGTCTGAAAGACCTTAAATCCTTCCTGACTGATGACAAAACAAAGATCAAGGAGAACGACAGCCAAGCTAACATCACAACAGCCAGTAACACCTCAGGTCTGATCATCAAGCCCCACGTGGAGAGCACTGGGCCTACCTTAGAATGGGACAACTATGACCTGAGAGAGGAGGCTCTGGACGACAGTGCTGACACATCTGTCTACACCTCACCTCTGGCAAGCAGCCCAATCAGGAAGAACCTCTTCTGCTTTGGAGAATCCACAGAGGGCTTCAACTTCAGCTTCCAGCCTGTCATCAGTCCTACCAAGTCACCGGCCAAGCTGAACCAGAGCGGGGTGTCTGTGGACGAGGAGCAAGACGTGacccaggaggaggagagggatggccTGTACTTTGAGCCTGTGGTTCCCCTGCCAGACCTGGTGGAGATCTCTACTGGAGAGGAGAATGAAAATGTGTGTTTCAGCCACAGAGCAAAGCTGTACCGCTATGACAAAGACCTGAACCAGTGGAAGGAGAGGGGCATCGGAGACCTTAAGATACTGCAGAACTACGACACCAAACGAGTCAGACTCCTCATGAGGCGGGACCAAGTCCTGAAGATCTGCGCCAACCACTGGGTCACGTCTTCTATGAAGTTGGAGCCCATGAAGGGTGCTGAGAAGGCCTGGGTCTGGAGTGCCATTGACTTTGCTGAGGTAGCTGAGGGAAATGTGGAGCAGTTAGCAGTGCGGTTTAAACTGCAGGATGTGGCCAACTCTTTCAGAGACATCTTTGACAGGGCTAAAACCGCCCAAGAGAATGAGATTCTGGTCACTCCCATTGCCTCATGTGAGACCCTTCCTCAGGAGGTAGCAACAGCTCCAGGGATGACTGTGTGTGGACAGGCTGCTGTGGCCATCCTGGAGGAGACCACCAGAGAACGGACAGAGCTGACTTCTGAGACTTTCCACACCCATGACAGCACTTCCACACCACACAGCCCTCTCAACCCCTCTAAGATGGTGATGTCTCCTCCCAAATTCCTCTTCGGAACCGACTCTCTCCAGAAGATCTTTGGCAGCAGCCTCCTGTTGTCCAAGGAGGATGGTTCTTCAGAAAGCACCAAGGCTAAAGACAGCGGTTGGACCTCCCAGCCCTCACCTGCATTCAAAATCCCAGAAAAGG GATTGGATTTTAGGCTTTTCAAAGATAACCCAATGGCTTTTTGGACCAGCACCTCATCCACCCAATTTGAGCCCCCAG CACCCCCCCAGGCAAGGGCTGATGATGACAGTGAGGTGGAGGTGGTGTACGAGAGGCAGCCGACTGCGGAGCAGGCTGCTTTGGCCAGGGAACTCTTGCTGCCTCTCACCTTCTTCTGCTACCAGAACGAACCAGGAAACACTAGTGACGACCAGACGGACG ATGAGGACTTTGAGACTGCAGTTAAAGCGCTGAATGGAAAACTGTACCCGGATCCTCCTGAGAGAAAGGCTGCAAATTCTG CTCAGGCCGAGATAGGTGCTGAGGGTCTGTACCCGGAGGTTGAGGTGGTGTTGGAGAAGAAGTCTACTCCAGATGAGGAGCAGAAAGCCAAGCCGTTGCAGCTGCCTCCAACTTTTTCAGATGTAGTCGGCAAGGCAGAGAAAGACCAGCCAGAGGACTTCAAGGCAGAGAAAGACCAGCCAGAGGACTTCAAGGCAGAGAAAGACCAGCCAGAGGACTTCAAGGCAGAGAAAGACCAGCCAGAGGACTTCAAGGCAGAGAAAGACCAGCCAGAGGACTTCAAGGCAGAGAAAGACCAGCCAGAGGACTTCAAGGCAGAG gaTGCAGAGAGAAGCGCATACCCTGTTTCATCTGAGGCTGTGTCCTCCAGCACCGGCGATACAGTGCCAGAACAACAGTTCCCAGACCAGTCCCCCAGCAGCCAGGTACAGGTTCCAGATCTGTCTGAGGCAGAGGTTcagtcctctgcagcagaggcggAGTTCCCAGCTCAGTCAGTAACCATCCAGGAGGCAGAGGTCCAGCAGACTCCAGATCAGTCAGACTCCactccaacactgtctcagactgCAGTCTCCAGCAGCGGGGAGCAGGCTCAAACTTCAAACCCTTCAGCAAAACCTGTTGCTTGTGCCCCAGCTTTGGTGACTGCCTCATTTGGATTTGGTGCACAGTTTGTCAAAAAGCCAGGGCAGTGGGAGTGTGACGCATGTCTTGTTAGAAATGAGGAGTCTGCAAGCAGTTGTGTTTCTTGTCAAACTCCAAACCCTGCAGCCAGCAGTGGTAAGCAGGCTCCAGATCAGTCAGACTCTACTCCTGCGGCTACCAGCAGCAGCCCTATAGACCTGTCTACCAAGAAGACCTCGGAGCCGGACTCCACATCGACATTTACGACAACCATTACTCAGG ATGCTCCAAACTCATTTGGCTCCTTGGGCTTCAGTGATCTGAGAGGGGAAGGGATCTCCTTCGCTGATCTGGCACAGAACACCGGGGGTGAATTCGCCTTCGGAAAACAAG ATTCTAACTTCTCGTGGGCGAATGCTGGGGCTACGTTGTTTGGAGCTGCAGCCTCACCCAATgctgaaggaggggaggagaggagtcatgaAGAGGACGCTAATAATGTGGAAATTCACTTTGATCCCATAGTCACCCTACCAGAG GTGGAGACTAAGTcaggggaggaggatgaggagatctTGTTTAAGGAGCGTACCAAGCTGTACCGCTGGGAGAGAGACCTGGGCCAGTGGAAGGAGAGGGGTGTGGGAGACATCAAGATCCTCTTCCACCCCGATAAGAGGTTCTACCGGGTGCTGATGAGGAGGGAGCAGGTGCTGAAGGTGTGTGCCAATCACACCATCTGCCAGAGCATGGAGCTCAAACCCATGAACACCTCTAACCAAGCCCTCGTCTGGACCGCTACCGACTTTGCAG AGGGTGAGGGTAAGGTGGAGCAGTTGGCAGCCAAGTTCAAAACAGCAGAGCTGGCTGAGTGTTTCAGGAAGACCTTCTGTGAGTGTCAGAGCCGTATGAGCCCATCAGAGGCCTCGGCCCTCTCCCCCCAGATGTCCAGGGTCCAGGAACATTCCAGAGACGCCAACCCCCAG GTGTACCTCTCCATCTCCGCTGACGACGAGCTGCTGGGAATGGTCACCATAGAACTGTTCTCTCACATTGTCCCCAAGACGGCTGAGAACTTCAGAGCGCTGTGTACAGGACAGAAAGGCTTCGGGCTGCGCAACTCTGTCTTCCACAGGATCGTACCGGGCTTCATGTGTCAG GGTGGCGACCTCACCAACCAGGACGGGACAGGAGGGAAGTCCATCTACGGGAACAAGTTTGAGGACGAGAACTTTGATGTGCGCCACACGGGTCCGGGGCTGCTGTCCATGGCCAACCATGGCAGAGACACCAACAACTCCCAGTTCTTCATCACATTGAAGAAGGCTGAGCACCTGGACTTTAAACATGTGGCCTTTGGCTTCGTCAGAGAGGGCATGGATGTGGTCCGCAGAATGGGAGAGCTGGGCACCAAAACTGGCAAACCCAGCAAGAAGATTGTCATCACCGAATGTGGACAACTGTAG